Below is a window of Desmonostoc muscorum LEGE 12446 DNA.
AACAAGTCTGCTCATACATTTGGGTCATTAAACTGTAACCACTGGTAATATGTTTAACTTCACCAAAACTAAGTTCCAGGGTTAAGTATTCCTGACAGCCATCAACTTCACTGACTTGAGAAAACAGCAATGGTAACTTCACCGGATCTGTCAGCACTGTTAGGCTACTGGTTTCTGATTCCGTAACTGCAACCGTAAACAGTGGGCTATCTGCTGTCTGTTTTAATATTGCTTGCTTGCTGTTCAAGTCAAGGGAGATGCACTGATAAGTCAGCATTCGTCCATTGGTATCTTGTCGTTTGTAGATGGCTTGGGGATGGACTTCTCGGTGAGCAATATCTTCTGAGATTTCCTCTAGTTCTTCCCCAGATTCTGCATCTACTAGCTTGATGGTAGTTTGGGATGAGCCACCCCGAAAGTTAACATCTTTATGGGGATGGGAGCATCCCAATTTTGCAAAAAGAGGGTGAAAAGACCAGTTTATTCGCGAGTAATAATCGCGAATAAATGGGGGGCTGTACATCAACACAAGAATTCGAGAGAATTATTTGTGTTCAATCCCAAGATCAAGGACAATGACCCCAGAAGATAAAAAACAGTTGGATGCACACGTAAAAGCCATCGCCAAGATTCTGTATAAAAACACGCCATCCTCAAAAATCGAAACCTTTGAAGGAATCGAAACAGCCGTTCGAGATCAGGTACTGGAACACGTCAGCCCGAAAATCGCCTTTTTTTTATCGGAGAAAAGACGGGAACGACCAGAGGGCGCAACCGAACCATAAGAAGCTGTGTAGGTAAAATAATTATCACTAGACTTCAAGCCTTGCGGATGGGGATTGAGCCATATAGGCGGTTTAGCCCATTATTAGAAAAGTGCTGTTTATTACTGGCAGCAAACGTTTCATTCCAAGATGCTGAACTTGACCTCAAGGTCATGACCGGGATAGAAGTAGGTCATAGCACCTATCATCGCCAAGTCCAGAAGGTGGATACATCTCCCCCGAATGTCAAACAGAAATTAACAGAGGTATGTTTGGATGGGGGAAAAGTACGGTTACGGTCTCAAGAGAAAGGTAAGTCTGCCTACTGGAAAGAGTATAAAACAGGAAGATTGCAGGGGATATATTACGGAGCATTCTTTCAGGATAATCTCGGACTCACTAATTGGGTCAATAGTCAAAACATCGGTAGAACTCTTTATTGCTTGGGAGATGGACATGATGGCATTTGGAATCTATTTTCAGAAATAGCTGACTCGGATATTCGTCAAGAAATTTTAGACTGGTATCATTTAAAAGAAAACCTGTATAAAATACAAGCCACTAAAAAATTTCTGGTGGACATTGAGGCCGAACTTTGGCTAGGACTTGTAGAACCAGCAATCACCAAACTCAAAAAATGCTTTTATGTGGGAGCAACACAGTTCATCAACTATCTATGTAAACACCGACATCGGTTGGTAAATTATATGTACTTCCAAGCAGAACAATTAAGCTCCATTGGTTCTGGAGCAGTGGAGTCAGCCGTCAAACAAATAGATAAGCGACTACAAATAGTAGGAGCTTGCTGGAAGTATGAAAATTTACCACAGATGCTGTCTTTACGTTGTGCCAACTTTTATGGCTTCCTCGCACCCACCTTTGGATAAATAAATCGCACAAACTCTCTGACTCTTGTACTTCGCGAGTTATAATCGCGAATAGTTTTGTGTGCCTGTGTATGCCAAAACCAAGAGCCAACGATGTGGAACTTGACAAAATCGCTCGATTTGAGCGGATTAAGAAAGCGATTACAGTTTTAGAAAAACAACAAGCTATTATATTAAAGCAGGGGGCGCTTGCTCCACAAGGAGCTTGGGTAGCGCGTTACCAAGTCCGCCAAAATCTGAAGAAGTATTGGTACTATAAATTACAAGCTTCTACTCCTTGCTTACCTCAAGCGACACCCTGAAAACTGAGTAAATACAAGCATTTAGGCAAAGCTGGTACTACTGAACATATTGATGCTGTTATGTCTGTTTTTAGACGTTCTGTTTGGGAAGAGGTACAGAGAATAATTGATACTCTTGATGATTGCCTTCTAGATATTAGTTCTGGGTCTGAGCAAGAGTCGGAAGACCCACAAGATTGAGTCCCTATATTATTCACGAGGTTTCATCGCGAATAATGTTTCTTTCTTTATTTTTGCACATTTGGGATGCTCCCGTGCTAGCGATGTCTACGACAAGGCTTACGCCTACGCCACTCTCGCGTTTCACATAAGTATCAATTATATAGTCCAAAGATCCTAGTCAAAACTTGGATCTTTGTACGAGGCGGTCGTTGGGGCGATCGCTATATAATCCACTTCACCCAATAATTTCCGCAAGCACAAGTTTCTTTGAACCAACAGCGCCAATGACTCAAAAACCTGTTTCTGCCACCAGTGGACTAGAAATCAACGCATCTCGGCAATTTGTCTCTTGGTTATACGAGCAAAATCTCAGTTTGGCATTTAGCACCTACCAAGCAGGTAAGGTATTCTTCCTCGGCTTGCAACCAGACAAGCAGCTCTCAGTATTCGAGAGGACATTTGACCGCTGCATGGGCTTATATAGCCAAGGCAGAAGTTTATATATGAGTTGCCTATACCAACTGTGGCGATTAGAAAACATTCTTGAACCTGGACAAATTCACGACAATTACGATGCCCTGTACCTACCGCAACTAAGTTATGTCACAGGAGATTTAGACATCCATGACATTGCAATGGCTAATTCTCCCGAATCTAATCCACAGAAATTAATATTTGTCAATACCCTATTTAGTTGTTTAGCCACAGTTTGCCAAACCCACAGCTTTGTTCCCTTGTGGCAACCCCCCTTTATTTCCAAATTAGCGGCAGAAGACAGGTGTCATCTCAACGGTTTGGCAATGAGGGAGGGAAAACCCAAGTATGTCACAGCTGTGAGCCAGTCGGATGTGGCAGAAGGCTGGCGGGATAAGCGAGTTAACGGTGGTTGCGTTATTGATGTGGAAAGCAACGAAATCGTATTAACGGGACTATCAATGCCCCACTCGCCGCGATGGTATCAAGACAAACTGTGGCTACTGAATTCTGGTACTGGGGAGTTTGGGTACGCCGACTTAGAACGGGGAGTATTTGAACCCGTGGCGTTTTGTCCTGGGTATCTCAGAGGGTTTGCTTTTCACGGCAACTTCGCTGTGGTGGGTATTTCCCAACCCAGACACAACAAAACTTTTAGTGGGTTGCCCTTGGATGAGCAGTTACAGGCTAAACAAGCAGAACCCCATTGCGGACTGTTGGTAATTGACCTGCGAACTGGGGATGTGGTGCATTCTCTGCGTTTAGAAGGGGTGGTGTTGGAATTATACGACGTGGTGGCATTACCAGGGGTGCGGCGACCGATGGCGATCGGTTTTAAGAGCGATGAAATTCGGCGGGTAATTACGGTGGGGACAGATGATTGAGCCTGATTTCCCGGTGAAGAAGGCAGAAGGCAGAGGGCAGAGGGCAGAAGGATGCAATGCAGTCTGGGCTTCTCTTCGAGACGCTCCGCGAACAGACCCAGACTGATTGCGGGCCACCAAATCTTCTCTTCGAGACGCTACGCGAACGATTTTGGTGGGGCACTTAAACCCTTGCCCACGAGAGGTCGCTCTCAGTGGGCAGGAAACAGAATTCCCTTCTGCCTCCTGCCCTCTGCCTTTCTTGTTAAACCACATCTGGCAATTTTAGAATTTTCAATTTTGAGGAAAGACTCATGGCTAATTCATTCTTTAACTTATCCAATCTCAACGGCAGTAACGGTTTTACGATTAACGGTATTAAGGCCTATGACGGAGCAGGCTACGCTGTCAGCAGTGCTCTTGATGTCAACGGTGACGGCTTCGACGACTTGATTATCGGTACATATAATGTCTTAAACACTACGCAGAGCTATGTGGTGTTTGGCAGCAGCAGTGGCTTTAGCGCCAGCTTAAACCTCTCCACTCTCAACGGCACTAACGGCTTCATCATTAACGGCATCAATGGCGATGACTTTGCAGGTCGCTCAGTCAGCAGTGCGGGGGATGTCAACGGGGACGGCTTCGATGACGTAATTATTGGGGCATCTGGTGCCGACCCCAACGCCTTTGCTTCAGGGCAGAGCTACGTGGTGTTTGGCAAAAGCAGTGGCTTTAGCGCCAGCTTGGAACTTTCCAGCCTCGACGGCACTAACGGCTTTGCGATTAACGGTATCAATGCAGTTGACTTTGCAGGCGAATCTGTCAGCAGTGCGGGGGATGTCAATGGGGACGGCTTTGATGACTTGATTATTGGGGCATCCGGTGCCGACCCCAACGGCAATGGTTCTGGGCAGAGCTATGTGGTGTTTGGCAAAAGCAGTGGCTTTAGCGCCAGCTTAAACCTCTCCAGCCTCAACGGCGCTAACGGCTTTGTGATTAACGGCATAAATACGTCTGACTCCTCAGGCAGATCTGTCAACAATGCTGGGGATGTCAACGGGGATGGCTTCGATGACGTAATTATCGGCGCATTTACTGCCTCCCATAACGGCAATAATTCAGGGCAGAGCTATGTGGTGTTTGGCAGCAGCAGTGGATTTAGCGCCAGCTTAGAACTTTCCACTCTCAACGGCACTAACGGCTTCATCATTAACGGCATCAATCCCGATGACTTTGCAGGTTTCTCAGTCAGCAGTGC
It encodes the following:
- a CDS encoding TIGR03032 family protein; amino-acid sequence: MTQKPVSATSGLEINASRQFVSWLYEQNLSLAFSTYQAGKVFFLGLQPDKQLSVFERTFDRCMGLYSQGRSLYMSCLYQLWRLENILEPGQIHDNYDALYLPQLSYVTGDLDIHDIAMANSPESNPQKLIFVNTLFSCLATVCQTHSFVPLWQPPFISKLAAEDRCHLNGLAMREGKPKYVTAVSQSDVAEGWRDKRVNGGCVIDVESNEIVLTGLSMPHSPRWYQDKLWLLNSGTGEFGYADLERGVFEPVAFCPGYLRGFAFHGNFAVVGISQPRHNKTFSGLPLDEQLQAKQAEPHCGLLVIDLRTGDVVHSLRLEGVVLELYDVVALPGVRRPMAIGFKSDEIRRVITVGTDD
- a CDS encoding ISKra4 family transposase (programmed frameshift), with the translated sequence MTPEDKKQLDAHVKAIAKILYKNTPSSKIETFEGIETAVRDQVLEHVSPKIAFFIGEKTGTTRGRNRTIRSCVGKIIITRLQALRMGIEPYRRFSPLLEKCCLLLAANVSFQDAELDLKVMTGIEVGHSTYHRQVQKVDTSPPNVKQKLTEVCLDGGKVRLRSQEKGKSAYWKEYKTGRLQGIYYGAFFQDNLGLTNWVNSQNIGRTLYCLGDGHDGIWNLFSEIADSDIRQEILDWYHLKENLYKIQATKKFLVDIEAELWLGLVEPAITKLKKCFYVGATQFINYLCKHRHRLVNYMYFQAEQLSSIGSGAVESAVKQIDKRLQIVGACWKYENLPQMLSLRCANFYGFLAPTFG